CTGGTTCAAGGTTAGTCGAAGGATCGTTACCGGAGGCGACAAGGATTGATGAGTACTGGTGGTGCCTGCTGCCTCGCTTCTTGAGCAGTAACAAAATCTTGAGCACCGCCGAGACTCCGAGACCGAGAGGATTCGGGATCAGCGGACTTCTTGTTCACATGGAGGAATGCTGGGCTCAACTCCATGGGAATGGGATAGAGCCATAGAGGGCATGGCAGCGCCGTCGTGCCGTGGCCCCGTGGGGGACGGCGGAGCGGGGCACCGGACGGGGACGAAGGAGAACGAGGAGGGGAAacgctggcggcggcgagagcgcgCGGGCGGAAGGCTGGAAGCGAGCGGCGAGCAGGAGGCGGCTTCACGCGGCGGAGATGCGAATATCTAGAGCTGTTGAGACTTAGAGCTGTTGAGACTTGGGCTGGGTTTGTTTGGGCTCATTACGTTAATGGGCTGGGCCGTGACCATGTAAGCCTATAGGTCTTGTGTTATATTTGGCCCGTTAAATTTTCTTTtggtttcacaaatacttcacTCGAATCCTGTTTCGTATGATCGTATGACAACATATACATACTGATCTAAAATCTTACAGTCTTTTAGAGGTTAGATGGACCGTGTTTCCTTGTTTTTCTACATGGAATACAATTTATCCCAGGATGCTCTTGTGAAAACTTGATAGATATGTGATGTCATTCTGCGGCTATGATTTAACCAGTACGAATTAGAAGGCCTTTTGAGATCTGGAAAAACAAGATAAATTCTAAAATTATTACAAAATAACCTAAAATAGCCCTATATCACATACAAAAGATAACTTTAAGTAACTCCTAAATCTCTACCTAAATTGCTCACATATGCaattatgaaaaataatataaaagtaacccctaaatttgCACCTAATTAAATTACTCACCCCTTGtattataaaaataacttaaaatatcccataattcatataaattatttattaccttggtgagaaaaaaaatacagtgAACAGTTGTGCTAGAATATGAACAACTGACATGGAACAAAGATAAGAAAGTAAGTACTATAGTATTAAATAGCAGTGTGGCTAAAATATAATATTACTCACAAACTTGTACCCTTGTAGTATATCTTAAAATTACGTACCTGTACAAGAGCATTGGACATTGGTTGATGGACTAACTTTTTATATTACTAATCTGGCAAATCAAAGTGTAAACTTGAGAAATTTGGTTTACAGTTTATATGGATGTAATTTGTGGGTGGGAATTCATGTGCTTCTATCCAAAATATGTAAACGGTGCATGGAATATATACTCCTCATCTCCAACTCCGAGCCGAACACAAACTTTTCCAACAATCCATGCATCCTCGACTGTCCTAACCtaaatcaaacagaaaacaatcGAACAAGCGTGCCTAGCCAGCCAGCGTCGCCGCGTCGGGTCCCATGGATCGGCTCCCGAGGACGCGCTAGCCGGCGTCCTCCGCCGGCGCTGTACAAGATGGAGGTGTTCTCGTTGAGGTCTGGGTggtgggaggagagggagtttgTTCGGGAGGGAAACGCGGTTGTGACCCTAGCCGATGTGGTAATGGAAAGGAAGGAACCAATAGATTTTGGTATAGGGCCGCAACAACGCTATGCGGCGTATTGGAGAGGTTGTCTCTGTATTCACTGTGGTGGATCTTTTATTTTACTGATCACAATGTGTAGAAAAATTTCATTTGGTACTCTGAACTTTGTGTTTCTAATCATCCCATGCATGTTCGTGGAATAGTTGATCATTATAAGAAACTTTTAGTTTATGTAAATAATAATGATGTATATTTTGTGTTTGGTCTTTTCCATTAACGACAATTGATTTGATTTGCTAAATGCCAAACCCATAACTTTGATCAATTCATTTACCATATATAAGTTATCCTTGTCAGACAACAAGTATAGAGTGGTAAAAACACCAACGATGATGAATAGGAACAAAGGCTTAGATACAGACGAGGAGGAATTCCGTGGGCCAGTAAAAGCTTATCTCGGGAGGAAAAGGGGGTGTACTTTGTTGAGATTCACAAGTTTCAACTTTGGATATGGACACTTAACGAGTAGCATGGACTGACGATGGAGTGGGTGTGAAACCATCACGCGAACCTGGAACCCTTTTCTCAGCGAGTTGGCACAATCTGGTACAGTAGTGACAAAGTCAAAGCACCATGGGTGTTAGAAGATTACATTACAAATGGGGCTGAAGAGAACACTGATGATACAATTGACAGTGAAGATGATtaagatggtgaagaagagaGCGATAAGCAATTTGAGTGGAACTTACACTACTAAAAAAATAACCTTTTACCCACTCCCTTAAGTATCGGTTACATTTtaatccggtactaatgttagcattagtaccgggtccaaatttggAACCCCCGGAGgcattttagtaccgggtcgtaataccacccggtactaaaggaccgaTAATAAAGGCTCTCCATAGATTACTTTAAAAGGAAAGCATCTACTTCCATCACATGTACTGCGTAGGTGGGATAGCAACGAAGGCTCGTGCAAGATGGGATGTACACGTAGTTGGTTGATTCTTCTTATTTATACACGTCGTATGTGTTAAAGGAAACAGAACAACCCACAACAAACATGAAGTTCTAATACATCTGGTAGCACAAGCATGTCCTGGCAAAAGGATGGAACGACATGATTACCAAATTGTAGTACGTGCAAATTATGGTGAAACTGTAACATTGGGCTAGAGTTTATATACAATCTTGTACAATACAACACAAAATGTCAGAGGTCAGTGGCGCATTAGGTTCATCATCTTTTGTTTCACTCATTCCTAAAGTTGTAAGATCAATGATAATAGCTAAGATCAATGACAGTAGCTGTATCTTCTTATTTACTTGTCTTTCCCTCAGCCATACACTTCTTCCAAGATTTTCTAACATTCTAAGGCACTCTGCTACTAGTCAAGGTAGTGGCAACCGGCAGAGCTCCAAGACGACGCCTAAGGGAGGGGATGACACCACTGCGCCGCTATCTTCCGATCAAATTGGTCAAGATCTTCACTCGAAAAGCTAGCTCTAGGGCAATGCCTTCGAGAAGGTGAACGGCGTCCTAAGCCGTCATCGGCCTGGAAACCGGCACAAGCTTGCCTGCACCCTGTTCCCTATAGCACACTGCCGACCCAGAGCAGTCGGAGCAGCCACCTGAGACAGGCCCCAACCGGGCCGGCCCTCCAGCcagtggcgcggcggcggcgcatcccTGCCCCGACACGAACGCCGGGAGGCAGCGGCGAAAGGAGCGGATGAGTCCCCACCCGGGCTGCACATCCGGCGGTGGGAGAAGCAGATCCAGCCGGGGGAGCGCGGATCCGGCCTCTGGCAACCGGCGACGAGACCAGCGCGTAGAGGCCCCCGTGACGCTGCAGCTCGTCGGAGCGCCACTGCCGCCCGCACGcgggctgccaccgccgccgcgaacAACAACTGGATCTAGTTTTTTGGGGGAGGAAAGACTCGGGGGAGAGGTCCCACGCGTGGAGGAGGCCTCGCTACTGCCGTCCTTGCGCCCGCGCAGGCTtccggcggcgaggtggagggcTGGTAGGGGGAGGCGCTGTAGGGTCGCGGTAGCGGTCCGCCCGTGCCGCCCCTGGTGGCGACGCGAGCAGAAGGGCGATATGATCAAAACATTGTATGTATAGCATTGTTGTTATGTACAAAGGCACCACAAAATTACTGTTATCTGTTACAGGGAGGGCCTCACAAGCTTGATTTGATCTCAGATCTACAGAAACAGAGGagcaaaagaagaagcagaGCAGCAGATTACAAGCACCTGGCAATACGTTCGAGTCCTCAAATTTTCATTCTGCTCACACATTATTCTGCAATTGAGGTGACATTATTTCTGCCCAAACCGCTCCATCATGTTATTTTCTCAAATACGCGCGCATTCATGTTATCACAGGTCGATGTTTTCAGTTCCATTGGCATATAAAGCCATAGTCCCTGATTCTGAGCATAATCAATTTCTGTATCTACCCCGTTTCGCTGACATTGCTCCAAGATGCACTAAGCATCTCAAGGCCTTCTTCCACCTCTGGCTAGGGTGGTTTGGGTCAATGTGAAAGATGCTTTAGGGTGAAATGCCGATATCCATGTAGCTCCCTGGGCCGTGATAACCTTCCAATGCCTCCTGAGCATCCGAAGGCGTTGAGCCACTTCTGATATTGTTGGTCTCTCCTCTGCTTTTGAAACGGCACACTTGAGTGCCAACCTTCCGATATCCTCAAGGACAGTGATATCCCCTTCAACAGTTATGTCCTTGTGAAACATTGCCTTCCCACTGTTATCTTCCTTGTAAGCATTGGCGAACTGGAGctaaaaaatgttggtgaatgaaaaaaaaagttggtgcgCGTAAAAAATTGTTGAGCAATAATGTTCGTGAGTataaaaaagttaaagaaaaatgttggtacaTATAATAAAATGTTGGCTAACGTTAAGAAATGTTGGTAACAATTCAGCCAGATGtttttaaaaacaaaattgTTAATAAATGTTAACACATGTTGATAgatgttaaaaaaatgttgtacaTAGGTTTAATATGGGTTACCTTATGGACTTATGGAGGGCATATAGGAGCTCCCGGCCAGGCCGCACAGTAAGGCTCATGTTACCAAATTcgctttgaaaaaaaatatcctCTACTTCTTTTTCACCAAAATTTAGAGCTCATGTTTTTGGTATCCATGTCTATTTGCATCCAATTCACTAGGCAGCCAAAGAAAAGTAACATAAGCTCGATCTCGTATGAGCAATTAATggaagttagccaaaaatcacAGTACACTCGTTGTCCATAAACATCATACTCTGTCTGCTTTACAtactaaaaataaaacaaacaccGCGTAAATAGCTTTCTCGGTCACATCTTATTGTACACATCAAGTTCAGATAAACATCAAGCAATTGATCGACAACACGTGAGGAGCATCTTGCACCTGCACTGCAGGTCTACACCGCACACAATGTACACGATCGCTTAGGGTGAATCTCTgatatctgaattctgaaccgAGTGGCTTGTAACGCTGGAGGCCAGGCAAGATTGCAACAATAGCTTGAAAGTTGAAGGGTGAGAGCGGAGGAGGATACAGAAAGCGTCAGCTGAATCACGGTTAACCGCTGATCTCAGATATGGTGTCTTGGGCTCCGCTGATAACGACAGCTAGCTGTAGAACGGTGTCAGAATTCAGATTGCAGTGTAGCTCGTTCCCTTAGCGATATTCTTCCAAGATTTCCTAAGCATCCTAAGACGTTCTGCCACttcactcattgttgtttcatCATTTTCTTCCATACATTTGAGTGCCAGCCTCCCAATCTCTTCAAGAACAGTGATATCCTCTGTAGCTCTGATATGAAAGAATGCCTTGAGATCAATACCATCTTTTTCAGAAGGAAAATACCACTTATTAATGAGTGCCAAGAGAACAACGCCAAATCTGTACACATCATTTCTTATTTTGTTGAACCCAACAAATAGAGAGCAGCTACTAAGGACACTTCCACAGGCATTAGTCTCGCTCTCCTTGATGAGCTTGCATGCCCCGGAAAAATCTGAGAGCTTTGGCATGAAGTTATCATCTAGAAGTATATTGGATGGTGCAACATTACCAAGACCAATGATACCAGTTGTTGATGAATGGAGGTATTCTAATGCTTCTGCAATCTTAACAGCAATCTTCACGCGTAGATATAGTGGGAAATCTTCCTGGCGATCTAGAATATCAGAGAGACTACCTTTAGTAGGATACTCGTATATGAAAATTGGAGTATCACCTTCCAAGCAATAACCCAAAAGTTTCATGACGTTTTTGTGGGCTATTTGAGACAGGATCATCCCTTCGTTCATTAAATACTTTCTCGTGCACGCACGTTCAGCCCGCGAAGTTCTTTTCACCAGCACCACTGTGTTATCATCAAGTATTCCTTTATAAACCTCAGGTGACGAAACACCATCTTTGTAAGGGTAGGTGATCTTTGTCATCTGGTTCATCTCATCTTTTGTAAAAATTCTAACACTGGAAAGTTTGGCAAGTGTCTCAGATATGCCACAATTTCTCTTGGATACACCAACactcttctcccacaagcctaCACCTTGCCATCCTAGCAGGGTTTTCCGAAGCATCCGAAGTCTGTATGCCACATCATTCATTAGAGGACGTTTGTCGATATCTAAATTCAGGCATTCAGTAGCCAAACTTGCTAATTCTTCAAGAATCCTCACGTTGATGCTATTAGTGATTTCAGCATCAAATAGCTCCCTTGACCTGTTCCCTTTAGCATAGGCGCTACACATAGTACCAATGAGGCTAACATTGCCCTGTTTGACCCTTCTTCTAGCTATTAGTTCCAGGAGAACAGCACCAAAACTATAAACATCGCTCCTTGGGGTAAGACGCCCCTCTCGAAGATATATAGGATCCATGTAATCTATACTTCCTTTTACATTACTAGTATAACGACTGATTCCGCCCCAGAGAATCCTTGATAGTCCAAAATCTGATACTTTTGCCATAAGATTGTCATCTAAAAGTATGTTCGCAGGCTTAACATCACCATGGCATACTAGACTGTCACTTGATAAATGCATTGAATGCATGTAGCTTAATGCTTCTGCGCAACCTATAGCAATACCCAACCTTATATCCAACGGGATTGAAGTCTTTCTTTTATGAAGTGCATCATCCAAATTCCCTCCGGAGACATACTCTGTTACAATGGTCAGAGTGTTTTCCCCTATACAACAGCCTATGAGCTTCACTACATTCTTATGCTTTATTTTACTATGGATCCTTACTTCCTCCATGAACTCTTCTCTCAGATCTCCACGAATATATCTCTTCACCGCAACTAAATCACAGTCATCACCAAGAATCCCTTTGTAGACTTCTCCAAAGCCACCTTTTCCTATAGGAATGCTACAACCGCTAGTGAATCTATCAATATCATCTTCTGTGAAACTCTTAATGGAATGGTTATTGTCTAATGTCCACATTTCCTTGTCAGGTCGTTGAATGGGCACTGCTATATCAAGTCGCGTTCCATGCCAACAACAGAGAACTCACACCGTCAGGACCTGATACTGCGCAAAAAAAAGACCAACAATAGTATGTCAATTGTGTTTCAAGTTAAGACGCCATTTATTTCTCTTTTACAACtattttacggtacacaatactagacTATACTAGTGTCAAAATTTGTTATTTAGACATTCAATGGGGAGGATGGTGGGAAGCTCTAAGCTCTTATCCCTTCAACCTACCTACACCAAAACCGTGTTTCCATGACCCTTCCTAGCTCCGACAGAAGACCAGAATATAATAATATGCTTATGAACTTGTGGCCACAACCGCAAGAGTTCATCATCTTCTAAAAGAAACGGACAATTTATTTGCATTGTGGATATAGAATAATTTGTTGTCTAGTGATAGGAAAGGCAGTAGAACGAAGGATGCTTTTTGGTCGAGAAACCGAATGGAGAACGAAGAGTGTTAGTGGCTAAGGCTGAAAAGCATAGGAGCAGGCAGCCAATAgaggagagcgcggcggccgTCAGCTCGTGCGTGGGAGAGGAGGGAAGGGAAACGGTATAGGAGTTGACCTTCACCGGCGAGGCAACCATGGGCTCTGTAACCGCGATCGCAGAAGCTTGCAGCACAGATCTATTGATGTGTAGTGCAGGGGACAGAGCATGAGTAGGTAAATGCCGTAGTCACATATGCAAGATAATGAATAACTCGTTTTGGGTTCTCTAAATTCATACTTTTAACTATGTattagacataatatatatctaggtgcataataaattctataaattaaaaaaattaaaatgatttaAAATTTGGGATAGGGAAGTAGCATTTGAAATGAGATTCTAGCTAGGAACATTTTTCACTTGTCACGGATAGGTTCTGCAAAACCGTGAACCGAGAGAGCAAGACGTAGATGACTGAAAGTTGCAAATGGAACAACACTACATACCGAATTATGGAAGTAGTACTTGACCAAAGGAAGCCGAGGGATGGCCTCCAAGAACAGCCGGCCGAAACGGAGCTTGTGATGATCTGACAGGCCTCTCGATCGAGCCACCTGCCACCAGCCCTGTTCTAATATTAATGCCGTAGTTAGCTTCCGGAGATGCAAGAGTTGACCTGTTGACTTTGAGCGGACCGTTTCTGGCTTCCTGGACGCGGATTGGTCAGCTGAGTTGGTGGGCTGGCGCGGTTTGGTCAGGCGGAGTTGGTAGGAAACCATCGACGGAACTGGCCCAACGATCTCCGTCTGCTCACTTAGCACTGCACGAGATGACCAATAATGAAGTTTACATCTAAACATTGCTTAAATAGCTCCTCGTCACATCTTATTACTGCACATTATATGAGTAAAAGGTAAAAAATACTACtaccgtttcaaattgtaggtcgttttacaTATAGTTATACATATGGATATATACTAATCTAGGTGCATGACTAAAATTATGtccctagaaaaactaaaacgacctacaatctGAGGCGGACGGAGTAATACTGAACATAAAGTTTAATCTGTCAGCGTATGCAAGTTCAGATAAACATCAAGCAGTTGATCGACAACGTGAGGAGCAGCTCGCATCATGCAAGTCCGGTAACATCGTACGCTTGCCAGCATAATTGAAAAACAAAGTGCAGACCTGCATGCAAGATGTTCCGGTAACAATACAGCACATCAGACACAATATATGTACACGATCGCTTAGAGTCAATCTCTGATATCTAAACCAAGTAAGACCTGCCAAGTTTAGTTCCTTCAGCCCCGGTGATATGCGATTTAGTTTCGGCTTCAGATACCAGTGTGGCTCACTCTGCCGTCCAATTCTTCTTCCAACATCTCCTAATTATCCGAAGGTGTTCTGCCACTTTTTCTTCATTGTTGGTCTCTGTTCTGTTTCCAAACAAATACACTTCAGCGATGGCTTCTCAATCTCTTCATGGATAGCAATACCTCTTCACTACAAGCTGATGAGGTGATCGTGATCTGCGTAGAATACAAAGTTCCTCCTGCTGATGAGTCTCAAGAGAAGAACTCTTTGTGGGCACTGAGCTGAACTTTGCTTCCTCCCACCCCTGCACAAACTGAGAGAACAGCCTCAAGCACGGAAGTCTCTAGGAATTACAATTGGGACCCACTCACAATCAGTCCAACTTTGTGGCTTCTAGCCTTCCACACGGAAACAGGATGCGTGCATATTTTGTTCTCTTGCATGCAAACTAGTAGTGCTTACTTTGGCCGAATGGCAAGCGGCTTCACATAATTCCAGTGCACACAATAAGCCTCCATTCCATGCGTTCATATGGCCAGTAACTTTCCACTGTTGGCTGGTACAGTCAAGAACTTCGACCGAGTCCTCATGTGTTTAACAGCCCGTCTTTCGAAGCTTAACAGATTTGACAGTGTCCTGATCGGAGACACACAACTGAACCCAACTAACGGCCGGTTTCGGATCAAACCGTGttgcttcctccatttcaaattgtatgttattttaatttttctaggttcatagatatcattattcatctagacatacactctAGATGTATAACAAAAACTAcgtacctagaaaagttaaaacgacctacaacttgggacgaagggagtataaGAAAAGAGATCTGCACTGATACAATTCCTGCTGCATCGATCAAGAAGGCACGCGAACATCAGGCGGCCCAAAAGGCATCTACTCTAATCAAGGTCAGTGTTAATTAATCCGGCGCACATTTGATTAGGCTAATCAAGGTGCTACGGGATTAATCAAGCACACAAGTTCTGGCACAGATAGCCAAAGGTCTGCCTATCATTTCGTTGGTGTTACCATGATACCATCATGAGCATTCGTCCACGGAGCGCGTCTTGATTTGACAGGTGAACTCGTCTCGTATGCGTATCGCTGTATGAGTATGACCGGTGACCGGTCACATGGTCATCATCTCTCAACCAGGATAAGCTAAGCAATGTGTGCAAGTCAACTATCAACTAATAACTAACTGGCAACTCTTGCTTGGATTCACACGCTTTTGCATATATTGTTCAGGCTTTATAACCTTATAATTTATTGTGTAATTATAACCTTCGGCAGATCAGCGAGTTAGAAAGAGTAAAGAGTCATCAGGACGCATAAGGTTCGAGCAAAGCTTCAGGAGCTCCTTTACAGTACTCTATACTACTACTTCTAGTAGTATAAagtgttagattgatctcctccccaatGGCCCATTGGaaccctgatccgcgccctgatcgggggcgcccacCCTAACATGGGTGGtaggcccctgtcgcgctgcacTATATAAATAGGATGGGGACCACGGCTCGGCACACGAGGTTCGCCGCTGCCAActgccccaccgacacacctaccgatctaggtcttACGCAGTAGCGATGGGAAgaaccaccgccgccacgccagAGACTCAAcacggcactgcgcgtcgctgcctagCACAGAGCTCCACCGACTCTACACTGCattgcgcgtcgctgccttgcgcagactcccTCACGCGAACACgagatggccagcagctccgcTGCtaccacccctaggggtgaaggtactcctacctctctctcgctctcggtTGACACCAGAAATCTCAAGAACTTCATGTTTATCATGATCCCGTCTAGATAtacatctagagatcctaggcatgTTACTAACTTAAAGTATAGAGAAGATCTAACTGTGCATATCAGCTTTGCAAATAGGTTAAAGACTAGGGTTAAACATGCAAAAAGGCGGCCTTGGACTTGATTGCTGTAGGTGGCATTTTCATAAGGGGTTATGTGCAAGCTTTATCAGACGCATAAATTAGGGGCTTTATTTGTGAGTTTCTTTAGGGGCCTTCATGCAAAATATCAGGGACAGATCTTCTTCCTCGTTGGGCTACCGGCGGCTGTGTTTCTCGTTGACTACCGGCGGCTCCGATGGCCGGCCTTGTCACCAGCGAGCGAGGACTCTGGTAAGAGCAGCGAATGgagagaggaggccgtggggaTTCCGTTTGTTGGTCCTCGGGCGCTCATTATGCAGTGTCGGCAAAGCAGCTGAGGGCAGCGGTCGCTGCCTGGTTCGGCCATGGCGACGCGACGCATGGTGGTGCGACTGTTGGGTCTCGGCACGGGAGAAGGGCATCTTGGGATGAACATCAGGGACCGACGATAATACCCTTATATTATCGATACTAGTCTCGTATATTATCTGTACCAAGTGAAGCtttcagtagtatacaattaattcAGAAGAAGCCTTGTCATCGACATCGGTGATGGCCTCCAAGATCTACCTGAAGCTTGTATCTAATACTAGGCTATACTAGTATTCGAGAATGACTAATATAAAAATATCCAACGgtcaaaattaattgtatactaaGTAGTCATTCTTGACCGTTGGATATTTTTATATTAGTCATTCTCGAATACTAGTATAGCCTAGTATTAGATACAAGCTTCAGGTAGATCTTGGAGGCCATCACCGATGTCGATGACAAGGCTTCTTCTGAACTGTGGACATCTGCCGCGCGCGCTGAGGTGCCTGGTATGTACTGTGCTTTCCTTCACAGGTCCACTTCCTCTTTTGCTCTATGAGTGTTTTTCTTCTATCCCTTCTTGATGAGGGAGGATCCTCTGAGAGAGATCCCACCGGAACTTCCAGGTTCTCGAGTTGTGGAAATCACTGTGAATTTTGTTAGAATTTATCTTCAGTTTATGTTTTCTCTGGTTAAGGGCACTGCAGAGACTTTAGGTTTCCAAAGTAGAGCAGAGTGCTATGGGCAATTCCTTTGTATGTATAAAGATCTGTGGAAACATTTCATTTCACAGCTGGTCACTTTTGGGTCATACAGCCTTCAAGATCAGATGTTAAGGCTAATAAATCAACCCTTTCAAGAATCAATCATGTATCTAATTTGACCTCTTTCCACTTGTTGAATGTCGAAATGAAAATTTGTGTAGATGAAAAGCTTGAAACATCGTAAACAAATTAAGTTAGTGTGATCTATAGACAAAATGTTAGATTAAATTTATTGTATTATGCCTTAGAACACATATAGCTGTTCTTTGTAGAAGCTCCAGGTCATACGCATTGTGACTTCTATATTGTAGGCATAAAATGGAACTTCCAGAAGATAATGAGCATTTACCTGGAGGGCTCCCACCAGATCATGACCAGGAAAA
This genomic window from Setaria viridis chromosome 8, Setaria_viridis_v4.0, whole genome shotgun sequence contains:
- the LOC117866805 gene encoding wall-associated receptor kinase 17; this translates as MWTLDNNHSIKSFTEDDIDRFTSGCSIPIGKGGFGEVYKGILGDDCDLVAVKRYIRGDLREEFMEEVRIHSKIKHKNVVKLIGCCIGENTLTIVTEYVSGGNLDDALHKRKTSIPLDIRLGIAIGCAEALSYMHSMHLSSDSLVCHGDVKPANILLDDNLMAKVSDFGLSRILWGGISRYTSNVKGSIDYMDPIYLREGRLTPRSDVYSFGAVLLELIARRRVKQGNVSLIGTMCSAYAKGNRSRELFDAEITNSINVRILEELASLATECLNLDIDKRPLMNDVAYRLRMLRKTLLGWQGVGLWEKSVGVSKRNCGISETLAKLSSVRIFTKDEMNQMTKITYPYKDGVSSPEVYKGILDDNTVVLVKRTSRAERACTRKYLMNEGMILSQIAHKNVMKLLGYCLEGDTPIFIYEYPTKGSLSDILDRQEDFPLYLRVKIAVKIAEALEYLHSSTTGIIGLGNVAPSNILLDDNFMPKLSDFSGACKLIKESETNACGSVLSSCSLFVGFNKIRNDVYRFGVVLLALINKWYFPSEKDGIDLKAFFHIRATEDITVLEEIGRLALKCMEENDETTMSEVAERLRMLRKSWKNIAKGTSYTAI